tacaaaATATAGCGAGGCCCTTCTTCAAATGCTACACAAGTTATAGCGTGCTAATAGCGTGCTATATTTCAAAATAGCATTTGCAAAAAATTTCAAATATACCTAGAAATAAAGTATTTAAGCAACTAAATTTTTGCTAGGAGCAAGCAATATATGCATAAGGGCCAGATCTAGGACATAAAAATTGTAAGTCTCAAACAGTTTCAAGATAAAAAGAGTGAGAAAGGTAGTGGTCGTGGGTTGGTTTTGGCCTGCTAGGCCTGCTGGGCTGTGGTTGTTTAAATTTTGCATGGTCTGCAAGTTTAAACGTGTAACGCTACAACGTTATAGCATGTGTAGCGCGCTAATTACGCAATTAGCGCCGTAGCGGTCGATTTTGCCAAAACGTAACGTCTCCCTTCCGAATATGCTATAACCGCGCTATAACGGCGAAATAACGTGCTATTTTTTTCGTTGGCCACAACCGGCCGGCAAATATAAGATAAgaaactaaacacctatcctattaccTGACCGCCATCCAAACTGGTTGAAGACCATCTTtcatcggatagatccagtaaccaaatgctccctggcctccgtcagagtgagtaacgaccacatacgaaTGAGTGTAGTGgcccggaagataacctgcaagaaatgaatttttgttgttctgttaaaaaccaaatcgtttCTGTAGTTCCATACTGTCCATAATAAAGCACATATTCCTACACGGATATGTTTCGCAGTTACGGAGTCTAACCCAtctaaccacgtcccaaataacatgttgatgatattcggaggagtaatattaaaagctagGTGCACTGTCCCCACAAATTTTTTGCCAAGGGAcattcgagaaagaggtgtttgatggattctTCCGAATCACAGAAGCTACATTGTGTAGATTCTGTCCAATTGAGTTTTGCCAAATTGTCCTTAGTTAGAatgacttgtttatggacaaaccgcataaacactttgatttttaaaGGCACTTTGACTTTCCACACATGTGTCGAACGCGGAATGACGCTAGAGTTGATaacatccaaatacatggatttaacaGAAAACTCGTCATTCTTTTTTAGTTTCCAGCTCAACtgatcgggttgttgagaaaggtGGACCTCCATCAATCTCCCCATAAGGTGGATCCATACATCCCAACGATTTCCCGCTAGAgtcctcctgaattgaatattTAAAGGATTTGACTGTAATACTGTTGCAACTAAGATTCTCTTCGTTGCATAATattatagagagaaggatattggaGTGCAAGGGACGTCTCCCCTAGCCATGTGTCCTCCCAAAACCTCGTGGTAGTACCATTTTCAACTACAAATTTTGTCCTGTTGAAAAAGGCTGATTTCACtttcatcagtcctttccaaaaaGGAGTGAAGCTACTTGTTCCGCAGGATTTGGGTGCACGTGGCATCCGTCGCTACAGATAGCTTATACAACCACTTGCTGAGTAAACATCTGTTCTTCACCTCTAGGTTTTCAATGCCGAGACCCCCTTGATCTTTCGGtctacaaatgatatcccatttagcgagTCTGTATTTTCGTTTTaattcatcactctgccagaagaagcgcGATCGATAGAAGTGTAACCTTTTCCGGACTCCAACTGGTACCTCAAAAAaggacaagagaaacataggcatactcgtaagaaccgaattaatgagaattaatcggcctccgtatgacataagcttgcccttccaggagcttagtttcttttcaaatcgatcctcaatgcacttccattctttgttagacagcttgcgatggtgaattggtatacccaaatacgtGAATGGTAAAGACCCCAATTCTCAGCCGAACAATTGTTTGTAAGCTTCTTGTTCATCTTTAgctcttccaaagcagaacaattcgcttttatggaagttaatctttaaccccgaCAATTGTTCGAATAGACATAACACAAGCTTGATGTTTCTTGCTTTTGCCAAATCATGCTacatgaagatgatagtatcatcagcatactgaaggaTCGACACTCCGCCATCCACTAAGTGTGGAACGAGCCCCCCTACTTGGCCAtcatccttagcccttcctattaggATTGTCAACATGTCGACCACTATGTTGAAAAGAATCAGTGACATCGGGTCACCTTGcctcaggcccttgtgtgtctgaaagtaatgaccaatgtcgtcattcactttgatcccaacacttcctttttgcgtgaaagaatcTACCTGGTGTCTCCAGGCCTGATCGaatcctttcatacgcaatgcctgctGAAGGAATGGCCATTTTACTTTATCGTACACTTTTTCAAAATCCACCTTGAAAACCAACCCATCAAGTTTTTTCATgtggatctcatggagcgtttcatgcagaactacaaccccttctaggatgtttctgtccggcatgaaagcagtttgtgACGGCTGCACCACAGTATGCGCAATCTGCGTAAGCCTATTAGTCCccaccttggtgaaaattttgaaactgacATTAAGAAGATAGATTGGCCTGAACTGTTCAATCCGCACACCCtttgttttcttaggaagcaaagtGATCGTTCCGTAGTTTAAGTGAGACAGCTGTAACTGTCCacagaataaatcatggaacatcgggggcaagtctcccttgataatgtgccagcacttcttataaaaTTCCGCCAAAAAACCATCCGGTCCTGGAGCTTTATTGTTCTTCATTTGTGAAattgcctcaaacacctctttctccgaaaaTGTGGCGGTCAGAGTATCATTCTCATCCGCAACTAGCTGAGGGATATCTTCAGTCCTTGACTCATCCAAGGATACGAAAATATCCTCTGGAGGATCAAATAGCTGCTTATAGTAATTCGTGATGTATAATTTTATGTTCTCCTGTCCTAAAATTgtaccctcatcttgctcaagctgaaagatcctcttctttcaaTGCTTGCCATTCGCAATCATATGGAAGAATTGAGTGTTGTCATCCCCTTGGACGATTTTGCGAACTTTAGCTCGcagtgcccacttcaattcctcctctcgaAGCAGTTCTTTCATTCTCAGTTCCGCCTCCACTTTAGTTTCCAACTCCCTGGTATCTAGGGGTTGAATAAGTAGAAGGAGCCTTTCCTTCTCAACCTTATATATCCCACTCAAATGTTTGGCCCATCCACGTAAAAACTGTCTTAGGTGCCTTATCTTCTTCTGCCATCTTTCAACATTCGACCTCCCCCCTAATCTTTAACCCATTCTCGTGCTATCCGATCCAggaacccttctctttcaaaccacggTAATTCGAAAGAAAAAGTGTTCTTGTTGCCCACATGCGTTGCTTCTCTAGAGTCAACCAGCAATGGGGTATGGTCGGATATCGCGCGAGATAATGCTTGGACCGTCACAAGGGGAAACTTCTGCTCCCATTCGACGCTAGCTAGGACACGATCTAGCTTCTCAAACGTAGGGATTTGTAACGTGTTGGCCCAAGTGAATTTTCTACCGGAAAGCTCTATCTCTCgaagatccaagctttcaatgattGTATTGAACATAAACAACCATCTGCCATCAAAGTTATCATCTTTTTTCCTCCCGACGTCGAATAATGTTAAAATCGCCCCCCAACTAGAATCGGGAGGTTCTCGCTACCGCAAATACGGACTAGATCCGCCAAAAAGTCTAGTTTTAGTTCAGGATGCGCGGCGCCATACACTGCCACCAATGCCCAGTTAAACCCATCGGCCTTTGATGTTACTCGAAACTTAACCGCAAAATCACCCATAACCACATTCCAAACTTCCAACTTATCGCATTTAACCCCAAGTGAAatcccaccggatcttcctctTGGAGGCAAgtaatgccaatcaaaatcaacaccTCCCGATAAAGTACTAAGAAACTGGGGAGTAAAATTGTCTCTTCCAGTTTCGGAGAGGGCGATAAAATCCAACTTGTGCTCTATAGATGCATccgctagaaaccttcttttagccaagtccttaagacctctgctattccaaaaaattactttcatatttcatcatgaaattttttagttgTCCGGGccctagcacttctacgcacagCCGAAGCCGGATAAATCTTCTGTTTCCACTTGCGTTTAGGCTTGTTTTGGTCCTCTACTCGGTCCTCACAACTGAGCTCATTGGTAACCACCGGAGCATCTGCAAGAATGGAAACTCTTGGGGAAATAGGGCACTCATCCTCCTCCGTTTCAGGAAGTGAGGGTGCAAGATCCGCATAGAAACTATCAAGTACCCTAATTCCCAACACATCTATATCCGAATCGTTCATAGGTTTGATCACCGCTAAGTTTCGAATTATTTCTAGAGCACGCTCCGCTTCAAGATCCAGGATATCATTAACGGATTTagaaatttcactatcattactacctagtgaaactcccAACTGATTTGCATTATGTATAATCTcgtcattagaaaaatgcaaaataGAATTGGAGGTATTGactgacataccagtagtgacctcaatgtcacgaagcttAGCCGTCCGCATGGCGCACCTTAGCTACATATCATCAATATCCGACTGATCCTGGAGACGGCAGCTCATCCGCCGACCTTCGAACACAGGATCCGGAATCCCTCCGAAAGAGATGATCTCGTCCCGCGCGTCCCCGTTCGGGGTAGGGCCTCCTGCCCGACCCCCAACAGGGCTCAACAGAGCTAAAGCCGGCAGGTGACGTCGCCCGAACCGGTGCAGCTCCTCCAGCCAGCATCGTCTCGAGGCCCGGCGCGCCCAGCGGCGTCGGACTGGGTCCGAAGGCAGGGGATGTGGCAGAAGTCGCCCCCTCCAGCGGCGCCAAGGGAGAGGTAGGGGCGGAGGCCACCTGCCCACGCCCCCCTCCTGACCCGGCACCACCACTGGGACGCGGTACGACCGCAGCCGCGCAAGGCGTCACCGGGCACCTCGTCTGCTGCGAAGCACCACCGTGAGCAGCGGGGGAGCTGGGGGCCGCCTGCCCATGAGCCTCCCCACCCTCGAAAGGAAGCTCGATAACCTGTCCGAGCACTGCCGCGGGCGCCGCCGAAAAAGGAGCACACTCCGCGGCGGCCACCACGGAAACAAAACCATCTGAGCAACTAATACCAACAGTTGTGTCATGAACCGCAAAGTCAAGAGGAGGAAGCGAGTGCTCAACCAAGTAATCAGACTCCACCCGATCACTCCATAGTCTAGGAGGAGCAGAAGCAGGCTCAAAGGAGCCAAATCTCAGCGAGTTCATAGGCGCAGAAGTAGGTGTTGGAGTCCCCTTCCCGGGCGCTACGGAGGCTTGTTTCGAACCATTGCTCGACAAGACACACGAAGTCGTTCCAGCCCAGCAATCCATGGAAGCGTGCGTTGGATGGTGTAATCACGCAGGAGCATCCCCATGATCTGAATCCCGCCGAGCATGACGATCACCATAATGGGCACACGTCCAGTTCGAGACTTTGAGTACAGGACTTTCATGATCAACCGCAGCCGGCACTGCTCGTCGCAGAAGGCCTCTACGCGTGGTTGGAGTGGATGAGCGAGTTGGCTTAGGAGATGACGATGATCCGCTCATAAGCAGCGTTCATTATGTGTGTTTGACGTTGATCGCCTTTTGCTCATCTGAACTCACGCCTAGCGGCATGTCATCGTGATCGTAATGCTGGATATGAATCCTAGCATAGAGCTCTTACCTGCATGTGCGTCCTTGCCattatcatcatcaatatcaacgaCGACAGCAGGTTCCGCCTTGCTCACCGATGCCTTGATCTAGATGGCCCTCAATCGCTCCATCTGCATGCTTCTCCACGACCGTGCCGTGGAAGGACGCGACGAATCCTTAAAGAAGCCCCTGGTCCGCCGCCGCCAGTCTCCCGACGATTATGGGCGGGGCGCGCTCGCCTCGGTTGCGGCCGACCTAGCACGCGAGCTCACAATCGAGCTGACATTACGTGAATCAAGCCGCCATGATCGAAACGGTGCGTGCGTGCGTTGTTTGTTGATTTTTCTGTTTCCATAAATAAGATTTTGCCTAGGAGTTTGTTTGTAATACGGTCGTGCTTGCCTGCGTGTCAAGTGCCGCTGGTTTCCCAATATCGTAGATGGGAGCTGCAGGAAAAACAACAACGTAGCGGAGGGATATGTAGAGAGATTAGTACCATCTTGGACTTGGATATAGAAAATAAATACGGGCAGAATGACCGTGGACGAAAAACAGACGAATTTACGGTAGTAATATAAGAAGCGATAgacgctttattattaggtaaagataaagataaagataaagataatgATAAAGACAAAGACAAAGATTAGGTGAAGACATAGATATTATTAGGCATAGATACAGATATATTTTATGGGCTGAAAGAAAAATATTACTTATAGCGATAAATTATGATGTTCCTTGTAGTTTTTTCTTCTTTTGTGGTTAAAATGaagtcaaatactccctccgtccgggtttattaggcctctcagcatcacaagcatgcCCCTTCTTATAAGGCCTCGCTTtgaaaaggtgcatgcatgcaatcatttcattggttgcattgaaagtcattgttgttggtgtCATGGCTAGaaaattaatacacttcatgcgTGTTTTTCTATTGGCTGCAtacatgtgagagagtgcattgggagttgAATGAAAGAattatatgagcaaattactatgtgtcctGGTCTAAGAGCAGTTGTCTTTAGGTCTAATaaacctggatggagggagtacccaCTCACATCCACGTAAACGCACCGCCTATTCATGAAGAGAAGTAGGCAACTCTTAAACAATTATCTTGTGGTATGTAGGGAATGCGCCCTTCTTCAGTGGTACAATGAAAGTTTTGTTCATTTTCGTTTGTGTAGTTTTTGGAACATTCTGTTTTAGCCACCTAACCAATTAATTTAACACAAAGATTACATTTTAAAGCGAAAACATATGTATTCCATCATATGTCTAACAATTAAATTAGAATAATATGTATCCAGTATTAGTTTGGATGTACTAAAAATCATAAATCATTTCAATTTCAGGTATTTGGCAGGACTATAAATTTGGATGAGCAGTATCCTACTTTGATTGAACAAGCAAATCTGATCCTCAAGAAATGCAACGGACTTCCTCTTGCAATAGTGACAATAGGTGGTTTCTTGGCAAACCAACCAAAAATCGCTTTCCAATGGAGGAAACTGAATGAGCATATCAGTGCTGAGTTGGCAATGAATCCAGAACTTGGGACCATAAAAACCGTCCTTATGAGAAGCTATGATGGTTTACCCTATCACCTCAAGTCTTGTTTCCTATATATGCCTATATTTCCTGAAGACTACAGGGTTGGGCGGGGACGCTTGGTGCGTCGGTGGACTGCGGAGGGTTACTCAAGGGAGGTGCGTGGCAAGTTCGCAGTGCAAATAGCGGATAGCTACTTCATGGAACTGATGAGCAGGAGCATGATCCTACCGTCTGAGAAGTCAATTCATAGTACAAAAGGGATTGATTCCTGCCaagtccatgatctcatccgtgaAATTGGCATCTCAAAGTCAATGGAAGAAAATCTTGTTTTTACACTCGAAGAAGGTTGCATCTCAAACAGCCAGGCCACGGTGCGCCACCTGGCTATAAATGGCAACTGGAAGGGGGATAAGAGTGAGTTTGAGAGCATAGTGGACATGTTGCGTCTGCGGTCATTAACAGTTTTCGGTCAGTGGAAGTCATTTTTCATTTCTGACAAGATGAGTATGCTCCGAGTTCTAGACTTGGAAGACACAAAAGATCTGCGTCATCACCACCTTAAGCATATTTGGAAACTTCTTCACCTAAGATATCTTTCCCTAAGAGCATGTCCAACAATTTTTGACCTGCCAGATTCGTTGGGTAATCTGAGGCAACTCGAGACGCTAGATGTGAGAGGAACTGGAATTCTCAAGTTGCCAAAGAGCATCATCAAGCTTCAGAAGCTAAATCATCTTCGTGCTGGGATCATACCGGCATATGAGGATTTCGTTTCATGGGAACAAGCTGTAGGTCATATTCCAAAGGTAATGAAGTGCCGGCCATGCACTTTATTATTAGGGACAATGTTGTGTTGTCTTGCTTGTTTTGCACCTGAATCTTTTTTAGGTGATGGCATGAGCCACCGTGATGTATGCGCTATGTTTTGCTGCTGCATATTACCTATTCTTGCGACGCGCTTGGACGCACATGGTGTTCTAGTGCCAAGTGGGATGACGAAGCTGAAAGCCCTGCACACACTGGGTGTTGTCAACATCGGACGAGGGAAGGTCATTCTACAGGACATAAAAGGACTCACCAGGTTGCGCAAGTTGGGAGTGACTGGCGTCAATAAGGAAAATGGACAAGAGCTTTGTTCAGCAATTGTTGGGCTGAGACATCTGGAGTCATTGTCAATCCGGTCAGAGGGGGAGCCAGGTTTATCTGGCTGCTTGGATGGGATGTCGTCACCTCCGGAGAACCTGCAGAGCCTCAAGTTGTATGGCAACCTGGTGAAATTGCCAGAATGGATCCAGGAGCTGAAACATCTGGTGAAACTGAAGCTGCGCAACTCTACCATATCAGAGCATGATGCTGCCATACAAGTCATTGGTAATCTACCAAACCTGACATTCCTGCATCTGCTGGAGAAGTCGTTCAAGGGTGAAGAGGTCTGTCTCAGTTTGCTGCCGGGGACGTTTGTGAGGCTGATGGTGCTGGAACTGAGACCAACGCTCAAATGCTTGAAGTTTGAACAAGGAGCAGCCTGTAAACTTGAGCTGCTCAAGTTTCGTTTTGCAGACATCAACAACGAGTCGCTTTTGGGTCTACCATCACTCGCAAGCCTCAAGGAAGTTGTGCTCCAAGATTACTTCGATGACACTGGATTGGCATACCTGCGGACTGAACTCGCCGAGAATCCAAATCGTCCCATCCTGAAGAGGGCCTTTGAAGTCGTAAAGGTTGTTTGATTCTTATCCAGAGCTAATCACGCCCAACAATCCGATGCAAGCTAGGAGTGCTGTTGTTATTTCCAACTAAGTACAGTATCTAGCAATCACCAGTTAATCGTTCATAGTTCCATTCGTGCTGGTCGGTCGATCACAAGCTAATTATTAGGAGACCTTGCAGTACGCTTTGCCATGTATGTATCTGTGTCGTTTCTAGCCTATTGTCTTGGAGAGAAAATAGAAGAAGTGCCACAAGACAAAGAAAACATTGAGTGCCGCTTTGGTACAACCCCCCTCGCATTACGTATAACGGGTAATATGGATTTTTCATAATTTGTATCTAACGTTCAGAACCACTGCGACAACATGCCTTTGGTGAACAATCTAAAGCTAGACACATTAAGTAATGGATGGGCTGGGAATTTTAAAAAGATTTTAGAAACACTTTGTGAACTGGTCTTTTTTCCATAATatctttctatttatttatttatttatttattttcctttttctgttaTGTTCCTTCTTTCTATTTCAAAAAATAGCCGCGCTTTAAAAAtgttgttcaaaatttcaaaaggttcgttatttccaaaaaaaattcataaattaaAAGATATTTGCATTTTCGAAAATTATAaggaaatttcaaaaaatgcttgtgtctttaaaaaattgttcagaatttcaaaatgtgaataattttttgaaaagcaaaaaaaaaattgtgAAAGCAAACATTTGCTGAGAGCACGAACAAAAAAATAAATTCCAAAACATTTGTCAGAAATGAGACTAAATAAATGAGGcgtgccggcggtggcggcgttcGCCGGCGGCTGCGCGGTGAAGTTCCGGGCCGTGTGTCGATCTATGGAGGtgcgcggcgcggcgaggaggccgcggtggctgcggcggcacggtaaggaggccgcggaggacctgcgtggtggcggcTCCAACGACACACAGCGGCATGGTGGCATGTGCAGGGCAATAAGCCATGGCGGCGAGCTCGGCacgaccggtgcgtgttatgggtgcgcactggatgcgtcgggcgcgtcgggaccgCGGGCGTGCGTACGAGCGTGCGGTTGACGTTGGGAGGAGGTGTATGTCGCCGTTGTGCTCGAGTCCGTGCtcgagttcggctacatccttccgCGTTTGTCGCTGGCGGCTGCCATGGCGGACACGGAGGCGGCGCGCGGGGAGTCCATGGCGTGTGgtgtggtcgggctcgtcgggcgcgtcgggtgtgcgcgggacgtgcgggatgcACTGGTGCGGTTGGGCTCGTCGGGCgtgtcgggtgcgcgcgggacgtgcggggcgcCGAGGGACGTCAGGCGTGTGtcggcggtggaggaggagctcgGCGTATGTCGCCGGAGACGTGACGGAGCACGGTGGGACCGGCGTCAGTGCGCCAGGTCGGGTCCATTGCGGTGCGGCCGGCGTCGGTGCGTCAGGTCGGGTCCGCGGGCTGGGTCACGGTCGTGGCAACATCGACGACGGGAGCTGCAACAACTCCAGAGACGGCAAGTCAAGATTAGAAGGAAAAATGTTAGTACTAATCTTGATGCATGTAGTTAGTTGGTTAGTGGATTGACTAGTCTGGTGCATGCGTTGTGACCGGCGTGCGTGTGCGTGTAGCTGGGCGTGAGTCAGTGGCCGGTTGGGGTGGCCGGGTCATGCGTGCATGCATTAGATGGATAAGTAGATGTGTGTGTGTGGCGTAGTGGTCACGGTAGCTAGGCTAGGTAGTTGGTGATTTGTTGGAGCGGTCGCGGTGTGCGCGTTACTTGCATTGTGAGCACGCGCGCCATGCAGACAATGGATGCGGCAGAGTAGGAGGGTGGGCAACTGTAAGGAAGAAAACGAttggggcgttcgtgcgccggTCAGAAAATCTTGTGTCCATTGTTCTTCTTCCACCTGTGAGAGGAGTGAGAGGAGTGGTAGCTAGAGGGCTGCGGTTCCAACAGTCGACATGCAGGCTGGACAAGATTGCCTTTCGTGGGCCTGCACACTGTCCTCTCCCAACGTGAGCGACCGAGTTTCATGATGCGGCGTTGGATTGGACGACCTCCAATCAGGACTGAATGTGCGACAGCGTCCGCACAGCGCCGATGCAGGAACATGATTTGGCTTGATTCATTGGCGCATAGTCACGACTTGGCTTGATTCCTATTAAAGACACAAGTGCACGATCTAGATTTGGATCAGGCTGCTGGATTGATTCGGTGCAAAGCTAGCTATCGATCGGCCGGAAACACACGTACATGCTACAACCAGCTAGCCAGCTTTCAATCAGCCTGAAACACACGTAGATACTACAACCAATTGGCATCATCAATGACTTTTGTTCTGCAGCAGAACGCACCGTGCGAAGCTTTACATGTGGGATGACGAGATGCTGGGCAGCATGCCGGCTCCGGCCGGGCCGCCCGGACGGACGAGACGCCGGCCACGGCCTAGGATGTGCTAGCGGTGCACTGCAAACAGCCTTGCAATTAATTCAAAGTATGGTCTTTATTTTCTCATATTGGATTCCTTTATGTTCCCTCCATTGTTATATGTCTATTGTTAACTGCATGCATAGGAAAAATATATATCTACAATATTAAGCAAAAGAACTACTTGCAGATAGGGTGCCACATGTGTAAGAACATGAATGATGATGAGTAGTAGTGTTCATCATTACATATTATAACACACTTTTGTTATTTTTGTGACTTCTTTATTTTTGTATCATATAAAAATGAGTGAAAGCAAACAAATGCTGAAGTCGGGTATGTGCATTGGTGGGTGTGTTATATATCAATAAAAACTATTGTAATTTTTGTCCAATGGTTGATTATAttattttgaaaaaaacaaaaaatatacaatGAGATCACATGACGTGGCAAGCAGAACACATGTCGAtgtcaaatattttttaaattgcAGATGCTAGAGGAACAGTCTCGCCTAATATAAATAAAATTAGACAATAATGTTTTAATGACCGTGCACTTGTTCTGATTTTTTTATGTTATTTTTATGAAATAACTTTTTTTCAACTACGAAAAGGATCGGTAAATACAACAACAAATTCGGCCAATAAACTACCCACATTCATGTCTTGGGTTTCAGATATTATAAGTTTGATCTGTAGCTCAATAGTTAATCCAGTGCTTAATCCTTTTTCATCACGGAACATCTTGAGTACATTGTGAGTATTaagtattttttttccttttcagggAAGAACCATCAGAATTGTGCAGCAACACTGGACAGTACATGTATATATGCAACATGGCCAACATGTGTCAATTTTTAGTATTACAATCAGTAGTGTACATTCAACTGTCTCCATGTTGTAGTTTTTTCGTTTCTTTCAGTCATTCGTCATTGCACGGGGACAAGTGAGCTATACGATTCCCTAAATTATGCGTATATGTAAAAATACCACAACATTTTTACTATTTTTTTATAGGTATGATCAATTCCTTTGATGTACATTGTGAAGGGCCGAGGGTTTCGTGTCATATCTACCTGGGAAAGGGGAGAAAGTACTACAGGTGAATGCCTCAAATCTAATGTTAATCTAATTGAATTATGGATTTCTTATAATTAGATAATCCGCTAATGAAATTATGCAGAACAATCTATGTTAACTAAATTTAATCAGTTTCGTTCCATGCATCTCAATACAACAATCTTCCTGGTGTGAACATTTTAACTTAGCATAAATGTAATAGTTCTCTCCTCTGTATGTTATACAATTCCAAAAATACTTCCATTTTTTA
This DNA window, taken from Triticum aestivum cultivar Chinese Spring chromosome 1D, IWGSC CS RefSeq v2.1, whole genome shotgun sequence, encodes the following:
- the LOC123162670 gene encoding disease resistance protein PIK6-NP-like, producing MEATALSIGKSVLDGALGYAKSALAEEVALQLGVRRDQVFITNELEMMQAFLMTAHDERYDDDRVVKVWVKQVRDVAYDVEDTLQEFSVRLRRKSWWRIHRTLSDRRHVAKQMKELRANVEDVSQRNMRYNLIKGSSSKSASIGGQSAMVGTAMSGTDEARRLREKAKVDLVQLINKKDDDLRIIAVSGIRSGHLWETSVIRRAYEDKKVYKKFECRAWIAGLIRPFTLTEFLRSIIEQFHVNCLQSVGEREKTEIQVLRKMGMMKKDDLVDEFMRYVNEKTYLIVLDDIQNIEEWGDIKPCFQNNKKGSRIIVSAYQAGVASLCVGPEDVVPEYKQLFVDENIYAFYEKGSHNGIDSMEAGSSSNTGIAGSDGSGNKKILNHRETLAVFRDTQLIGREKEKSEILKLVLNEDSQQLEVISLWGMGGIGKTTLVRDVYQELSGKFEKRACVTILRPFSLDKLLEDIAMQIGCEVKKMVRYLEGKKYLIVLDDLSSNTEWDTIIPQFPAMETSSRIIVTTRIKDIANHCSNKHKNICELQRLGHRSARDLFMKKVFGRTINLDEQYPTLIEQANLILKKCNGLPLAIVTIGGFLANQPKIAFQWRKLNEHISAELAMNPELGTIKTVLMRSYDGLPYHLKSCFLYMPIFPEDYRVGRGRLVRRWTAEGYSREVRGKFAVQIADSYFMELMSRSMILPSEKSIHSTKGIDSCQVHDLIREIGISKSMEENLVFTLEEGCISNSQATVRHLAINGNWKGDKSEFESIVDMLRLRSLTVFGQWKSFFISDKMSMLRVLDLEDTKDLRHHHLKHIWKLLHLRYLSLRACPTIFDLPDSLGNLRQLETLDVRGTGILKLPKSIIKLQKLNHLRAGIIPAYEDFVSWEQAVGHIPKVMKCRPCTLLLGTMLCCLACFAPESFLGDGMSHRDVCAMFCCCILPILATRLDAHGVLVPSGMTKLKALHTLGVVNIGRGKVILQDIKGLTRLRKLGVTGVNKENGQELCSAIVGLRHLESLSIRSEGEPGLSGCLDGMSSPPENLQSLKLYGNLVKLPEWIQELKHLVKLKLRNSTISEHDAAIQVIGNLPNLTFLHLLEKSFKGEEVCLSLLPGTFVRLMVLELRPTLKCLKFEQGAACKLELLKFRFADINNESLLGLPSLASLKEVVLQDYFDDTGLAYLRTELAENPNRPILKRAFEVVKVV